ccctgtgtctgcgtgggttttcttcaggtgactgtctgtgaggaatgtggtgtgttctccctgtgtctgcgtgggtttcctccgggtgactgtctgtgaggagtgtggtgtgttctccctgtgtctgagtggggtttcctccgggtgactgtctgtgaggagtgtggtgtgttctccctgtgtctgagtggggtttcctccgggtgactgtctatgaggagtgtggtgtgttctccctgtgtctgagtggggtttcctccgggtgactgtctgtgaggagtgtggtgtgttctccctgtgtctacgtgggtttcctccgggtgactgtctgtgaggagttggtgtgttctccctgtgtctacgtgggtttcctccgggtgactgtctgtgaggagttggtgtgttctccctgtgtctacgtgggtttcctccgggtgttccggtttcctcccacagtccaaaaactgtgggtgactcaaaagtgtccgtaggtgtgaatgtgtgcgtgtgtgttgccctgtgaaggactggcgcccccttcagggtgtattcccaccttgcgcccaatgattccacgtaggctctggacccactgcgaccctgaactggataagaggttacagataatgaatgaatgaataatattctcCCTCTGGAGATAAGAAAGTATTGCACCTCTAGGAAACACAACTGGAATCTGAGACCACTGCTGAACATCTTTTCTTTTTAACTATAGAGTCTGTAACCAAAACAAACTAAAAGCAAAATACTACAATAATTAATTACAGCTTCGGGCTCTTTTTGAATCAGTGAATCAATTGGCTCCTATAGCAATAATCCTCATATAAGGAAGGAAGTCTGTAAAATATGGATGTGGAAACCTCAAAGTCTGAAACTGCGGTTCTTCCGGAACTTTCAGAGCTAGTCACTACTTGGATCATGAGccacctttttaaaaaaataaatgcattgcTAAAATGACAGTCTTTGAATCAAACAGCAGAaactaataaattaaaaaattgtgTTCAAGGCTAAATATGTTTTGGAGCCCTCTGGACATAGTATGCATCACTGTACTGTGACCAATGAGAGAAATTACAGGGTATGAGTTTCTATGATCTGTGTgcacatggtgagtgtgtgtctgacctGCTGATTGATTGATGAGGTCGGGGTAAGCACGACAGTGTGTGAAAATCATGTTAAGACAGGCAGGTGGAAGTCTATGGGAAAGCTGTCTTTGTCTGGAAGGCTGCCTTGAGGCCCTTTGAGTCAGCTCAGTGGTGTCACGTTTGGCGGGCTGAGTCAGGATCGTGAAAAACTCCTCACACAAGTCTGTGTCAATACATGTCAACTTCCTGCTGGAGATAGCTGAGGTTGTAGGTCAGTAAGAGCCAACAGGTTATCTCAGAATCAGAACAGGATCAGATTTGACTGCTTCTGTGGAACTTTATAATTGAAAATTATCCAGAACAATGAAAAAACCTGGAGGTTAATTCTATAGAAACCatgttgtttatctgtttagtTTAACAGGTATTTTATCAGACGAGTAAAAACCTAGCGCTACCCACGATCCTTCCACCAAATCCACACACCTGCGGCTTTCGAAGGCTGTCCTTCTTTGCTGACTTCacagaaataaaagaacaaGATTGTATTTATGTGGTAAATGCTGCTGTTTAACTGTCGACACGTTTCTCTGTGGCTCTCCGCTTCAACATCACTGTCATTTTCTCAGATCTGTACAAAATGAATGTCAACATATAATCAAGGCAAATAGAGCAATCAAGGCTCTCAGACTGTGGTGCCTTAAGAGTCAGAACGAGGTTAGTCTGGGCTTGGCCCAGTAGAGTCCTATTTGGCTCCTATaacctacccagtaaacaaggatcgtccctggacgttcaaaatacgtctaaaaatagtctgtccgtcaaggacatattttaaacgtcaatggacgtccaaaatccatcttaataagttagttaaatggtgaccaatcgataacgtcagtggacgtccaaaacgcgttttatacaagtaatttacttcgggaccaattaataacctcaatggacgtccaaaatacgtctaatagtcgtcttttcaatgtctgtttggaggtcttttcaactttcattttcaaccttaagagaacgttgattagacgccAGCCATTGCGTTATtacaacgttgaatcaacggctaaatgtttactgggtagaaTGCAGCACAAATTAATTTTGTAAATTTAGTTTGTTTAAATCAGCACCTGTGACAACAAAAATACAGAGAGACTTCGACATGACTTTATACGAATCAACACAACTGTCATAAATTCGAAAAACGTAaaccaaagaaagaaaaaacaaaacccttCGAGGACAATTTAGTATGGGCACTGATATGGAGCAATAGCGCCATCTAACGTTTATTTGTATTGCGAGGCACTGTCACAAGATAACAGCTTTGATAAATATTCCCgtaatatttgtaataaataatagaaaACCCGATATTATCAGTTTACTAAGGAGACTCTAACAAAGCGCTAACTGTATTCATTGAGTGTTATATTGAGTAATGACAGAGGACTGTTCGTTTACTCTTTTGTATTCAGGCATATTGCTGCCAGAGCTCAGAGGTCTTTCTGTCAGGTCTAAGCCTACTTTGACTACAGAGCAGTGTTGAACACTAATTTGGTACATTACATTTTCAGAcccaaaaacatgtttaacgGGGTCTGCAACGACAAAACAGCACCGGTAAGAGCATTGGCTAACAactaaatgtacagaaatgtgGTTTAGCTATTTTCTTCTGAGGCTGAAGTTGACTTCTTACAGGAattatccgttccaccttaagctgTGCTTTCTACCGAATACCGAAGCAGTATTCTAATGTTACTACTgaagaatttaaggtggaacggaaaattccaaATAAGCCAGGtcacttttttaatatttaaatcgCGCAAATGTCCTGTCCTCAGTTAAAATCGTAATTTGTCTGTTTTCACATGAATTAGGTCAATCTTAACTTGAAACTAGAAAACGTGCGGTATGAGTCTGAGCGTGTAGACGAAGATACTGTTCACATTTTcgtgtttttgtgttttcaaCTTCACGAGAACTGAAAGAAAGCAGTGGTACAGTTTTGTGAactactttaaaaaattaaacgaTTCGTAGCTACCAATAGTTTTTGTGTATATCCTGCGCTTCTTTGTGTGAATCTTCTCTCGGGAAAGATCAGTAAAACCATGTGCTCCTGGAAAGTGAACCTAATGATGTTTATTacacaaaacactggaaaaaatgAAGCCTTTGTGAGCGCTTTGGTTTCATCCTTAAAAGTTAATATTGTGCATTGGTTAATGAATGAGGAAGAGTAAAGTGCAAAcaatacccagtaaacatttagccgttgattcaacgttgaaataacgtaatgactgccgtctaatcaacgttctcttaaggttgaaaatgaaagttgaaaagacgtccaaacacagacattgtaaaggcgactattagacgtattttggacgtccgttgacgttattaattggtcccgaaataaattacttgtataaaacgtgttttggacgtccactgacgttatcgattggtcaccacttaactaacttattaagatggattttggacgtccattgacgtttaaaatatgtccttgacggacagactacttttagacctattttgaacgtccagggacgttccttgtttactgggtaaggaTAGAGCTCATTTAAATTTATCGTTATAAGTCTTGAAGGCACATTTGAATACACATACGTTCCGTATGTACAATATTACTGTGTCCTACTGTGGggtatgttttatttgtttttctgattAATTTCTTGTTTAATTCTCTTTTCTATTCTATTTTTCTAATTCTATTTTTTGGCCCGGCATGTATCATATTTAACATGTTAAACAAGTATTATACTGTCATTAAATACAGCGTCCTCCATGATTATTGGGACCCCTAgttaaaagctttaaaaataaattaatttttgtttatttttgtttaatttctgttattgcagaagcataatctcactctgaaaaatatattttaaaaaaagcaaccttcactcaagttaaaaaaagaaaaaattctgactatttcccataaaatgacctgttccacaattattggcacccttaatttcttggaaataaatatatttgaaccatttatatcatttctactgtaatgTATAAAGTGGAACACAGTatctaggaacctttaattagtaattcaacacttcctgtttccctggggtataaatatgaCGTCACACAGAGGCCTATTTGTTGTTGGTTAAACCTTAAATCAAGAGTCCTTGCTTAGATCAAACTCGTTCCTTTTcttcttattttaaataatgaaggTGATTTACTTTGCAACAAATAAACCCACAAGTTCTAAATACATCttagatttaatttaaattcagATAAGATACAGTTAACATCTGCTGTTATTAAGTCAGATAAACTAAGTTATGTGCATTTGTTCTAGATTCTAATTTATTATTCATTGGCTGATCGTGCAAAAAGTTGatttatagtgtgtttatgattgACCTTTTTAACAATATTTTAGTACTGTTTTgtgatattaaaaaaacattattggAACTAATTAACAAAGCACATTAGTTGGGACATGGATAATAACATATGATTATATCAGGTAGAATAagcatttacagcatctgtcatttTTCCCTTTTCTACAGTTCTGacatactattattattttatatggagccatgggtaaaaaaacaaaactaatcaaAAGTATTAGAGTGAAAGTTTTTAAATTCATGGTCaactttttaattaattcaagTGAACGAATTAGTAGTTAGTGCGCATGAAAGAAGATAATTAATTCACTGGGGGCTCCATAGCAGCCAAAACTCTTTTAAAGTGTGTGTCCTGTTACTAATGACTGCAGCCACCgcacatgaaataaaattacCTTAATTAGTGCATAAAGACAAAAGATATCAGTCCAGTGTTTATCACACTGTGTACATATGAATTATGAAGTGAGTGTGCGGAAGCGTTGAAGTAAACGTTATGCATCACCATCTTTTCAGCTGAGCACTAGAAGCTCATAGCTGTTATTTATACACAGTGACcccaaaataataattttttgcaCTGGATCGAATTCCAGAGCCTTACATTTCCCACAGTTGTCCTGAAATAACTTAGGAgccataaatattttacatagttCCTGTGAAGGTTGGTTAGGCTCCTATCTGTGCGTCAGCCTGCCCAGGCAGGGACATTAGGAAGGCATTACTGACAAATACAACACTGTAGACGCCACTTCTTTCACAAGCATATAGTTTGGTCAAACGCTCATCTTGGATTCGGCCAGCGCGTTTTTCATTTGCAGATCGGTGTTGCAGATCTAATGCTAGTCATGGCTGAAATGCGGAGAAATGCCAGACCCTATAATACAACCTTCCAGAGGATCTAAGATCACCAAGTGATTTAGGGACTTTTAAAAACAACCCCATCTCTTTCATTTAGCTTTTGATAAGGTTTTGGTATAATTGTCTTTTGGTATAtatctatatacacacacacacacaggtgctgttcataaaattagaatatcatgaaaaagcttatatatttcagtaatttcattcaaaaagtgaaacttgtgtattatactcatttattacacatatttatagctgacaactaatgaaaaccccacaGACGCATGCAACACAttggtttcagctgtcgcattctttgtgtcaagccactcttgaacaagaggcAGCGTCAGAAGCGTCTCACCCCTGGGCTACAGACAAAAAGAACtgaactgctgctgagtggtgcAACGTtctgttctctgatgaaagtacattttgcatttcctttggaaatcaaggtccgagagtctggaggaagagaggagaggtgcagaatccatgttgcttgaggtccagtgtaaagtttccacagtcagtgatggtttggggtgttggtccactgctggtgttggtccactgccTGGAAGTTTAAGAGCATTTCATGCttgctgctgctgaccaactttatggagatgcagatttcattttccaacaggacgtggcacctgcacacagtaccaaagctaccagtacctggtttaaggaccatggtatccctgttcttaattggccagcaaactcacctgaccttaaccccatagaacatctatggggtattgtaaAGCAGAAgttgcaatacgccagacccaacaatgcaaaagagctgaaggccactatcagagcaacctgggctctcatataacacctgagcagtgccaccgACTGATCTAcagccgcattgctgcagtaattcaggcaaaaagagcctcaactaagtattgagtgctgtacatgctgaTACTTTTCatattcatacttttcagtcggccagcatttctaaaaatccattttttgtattggtcttaagtagggtgaccagacgtcctctttttttagacttaaaaaaatgtctgggcagaatttcacaaacgtccgggattttgtttttctagagcttacatagaatttcgagaagcgttttgttcacaaactagtcccgccctcccctactccgattggttcacttgagtgagaagggggcgtggtgaagtagcctaaaatcttctgattggacggtctgactgtagagctaccgttattagTCGATAAcgttctctgtaaacatttaattggtcagtctgcacgtcagtagtcgtccacccccccccccccccccaaacactatctcagatctggtcaccctactctTAAGGAataattctaattttctgagaaactgaatttggggttgaaatatatcagtctgtgtgtaatgaatgaatgagtataatatacacgtTTCACTTATTGAATGGAATTAccaaaataaatcaactttatcATGATATTCTATTTTTTATGAccagaacgtgtgtgtgtgtgttttctagtAGGTAGATCAAGATATCTTCTACAGATTATTtaacaataattattaataatcagAATACATAACAAATAGCTATGAATACAACTTCTCCAGATGAATCTTGAGGCTGTGACATATTCTCAGGCCACAGGCTCCGCCGGTTTGTTAGCAATAACGCAGTTCATGTGTTGTTCATGTTATTGATTGCTTTAAAGACTTCTTCAGAGTGTTATCTCTTATTTCTTAGCGATGAGGACAAGTAGGTTGTTAGGATCATTAGAAATatcaatattataataaatttaacccattcattcattatctgtaagcgcttatccaattcagggttgcggggggtccagagcctacctggaatcattgggcgcaaggcaggaatacaccctggagggggcgccagtccttcacagggcaacacacacacacacacattcactcacacctatggacacttttgagtcaccaatccacctaccaacgtgtgtttttggactgtgggaggaaaccggagcacccggaggaaacccacgcggacacagggagaacacaccacactcctcacagacagtcacctggagtgggaaacgaacccacaacctccaggcccctggagctgtgtgactgtgacactacctgctgcaccaccgtgttgTTACTGGAGTTGTAACCGAGTTGCTAATGGAGAGATattttttgcgttgctttgggAGGACAGGTGGTGTGGTGAAGTGGacataattaataaaactgGCAAGGAACTGGCGAAGAGCTGCTGGTGCAGCTgggatcactaataaaacttgAATTTAAGcttagatttttttctttttttttttgcattgttgtcctgtattatttaaaaaaaaaagaatttactagaagccaaagaacacttATTAACCAGGGGttccaataattatggagggcgctGTATGGAAGGTTCTGTTGTAATTTTCACACTTTTATGTGAAATATTTGCTGTTCTTTTTGGAACCTTATTACTTTAAtacactgtgtctgtgtaaatATAATGACCTCTTTCTTTACTTGAAaatgatcctgattttcaggaTAAGGAGCATCCGGAAGTTCTTATCCCAGAGCTCTGCAGACTCTTCTATCAGCTTGGCTGGGTGACAGGAACAGGAGGTGGAATAAGCCTCAGACGTGggttagtatttatttatttatttatttttaatttttaaacaatttttaagTAAGTAATCGTGtcagagatgtttttttttgttttgtttttttaacagagaCCACATTTATATTGCCCCATCTGGAGTTCAGAAGGAAAGATTGCAGGCAAGTGatggtttgttttaaggtgttGATTCACTCTGAATGTGTCGTCATTATATGATGTGGAAAGAGTGTTATCTGAGACTTTAATCTAACGATTATATGCAAATGTGGGGATTTTCTGGGCAGATGTGATTTTTATTGGATGGGTCGGAAAGTTTGGATTTGTGCAACGGGTCTTGTGACATGAAGAATATCTCTATATTGGTGATGAGTGTTCAGTGGCTGTTTGTTGGCAGCCTGAGGACATGTTTGTCTGTGATTTGGAAGAGAGGGATATTAGTTGTCCACCTGCATGGAAGAAGCTAAAGAAAAGCCAGTGTACCCCTCTCTTCATGAATGCCTACACCATGAGAGGTGAGAGTGTACTCATGAAACTCCTTCATAAGGTATTTTTGCTTTACTCACCGTGTATATTAAGCATTTGATTTTCCTCACCTGCAGAAGCCCAAGCGGTgattcacactcactcaaagGCAGCTGTGATGGCCACTTTACTGTTCCCTGGGAAAGAGTTTCGCATTACTCACCAAGAGATGATCAAAGGGATTCGCAGAGGAAACTCGAGCTCAAATTACAGGTTGGCACACGCTGTTCACTCACACTGGGGACAGTATAAGTCTCATCAAAGTGAGAGTTTGGCAGGCTATATCCTTTGCATATTTATCTTCTCATGTTTGTCCAGCTCGAcaatatgggtctgaaagaatgtgtatCAAAAAGCTGTTACTGAGAGAGcgtaaaaaataaagtaataatgtCCCGGAGCCTTGATTGAATCAATGAGAGCAAGCAGTAGAAAACAGCTTTAAGCCTTTAGCTTGCAAATGAATTCAAATGATCTGATCTGCTTGCCAGTTTGTAGATTACTTAAACATAGGTCCCCCTGGTCTTGACGCTTTGAATATTAGTTATGGTAATGTTTAAAAAGTCTCCAGAACCCATTGCAAGCATCAGTGATCAAATTTGTGCTGCAAGATGTAAACCCTTTAAGGTGAATTACACAGTTGTATATCATTTGCTAAGTAGTACATacacattgtaaataaaatatgaaggaCATGGTTTTTAGCGATTGCATTTATTGCTAGAAAAACTGCACTATGGACCATATTGCTTTTTATTGCTTTGATCACTGGAGGTTGTTTTTGACTGTTCCACAAATGTATAGCTGAGAACAATCCGTTGAATCCCACCAAAGACCAAATGACTGTTACATACTTGTGTAACTTAAGAGGAACTCATAAGTGGAAGTAGCTGTAGAATGTAACGTCTAAGAGGTTATTGTCTTTCGTGtgcttatttttgtttctctACGTGTGTTATTTCTTAAGGTACGATGACACCCTTGTTGTGCCAATTATTGAGAACACCCCTGAAGAAAAGGACCTGAAAGATCGCATGGCCAGAGCCATGGAGGAGTACCCTGATTCCTGTGCCGTCCTTGTCCGACGACATGGAGTCTATGTTTGGGGAGAGAGCTGGGAGAAGGCCAAGACGATGTAAGATCAGACACTGCTGATCACTCTGGTTGTTGTAATCTACTGGTTGAGTTATCACACGATTACATTACCATCCAGAACATTACAGACCATTCCAAAGATACTTCGCTGAACTGTTGAGAAgacctttttaaaaacaatcgCCGACAACTTCATTAGGttcatttatcatttatataaaGATTGCACTccatgagggcggcacggtggcgcagcaggtagttgtcgcagtcacacagctccaggggcctggaggttgtgggttcaattcccgctccgggtgactgtgagaagtgtggtgtgttctctctgtgtctgcgtgggtttcctccgggtgctccggtttcctcccacagtccaaaaaaaaagtagtaggtggattggcgactcaaaagtgtgtgtgagtgaatgtgtgtgtgtgtgtgttgccctgtgaaggactggcgctccctccagggtgtgttcccaccttgcgcccaatgattccaggtaggctctggaccctgaactggataagggttacagataatgaatgaatgcactcCATGAGACTCTCATTCAAGACATGAGCCCACCTTTCctgtgttcttcagtggtcagtttAAGGTAAATTGAGGAACAGAGCTGCTTGGTTTTCTGCGTATAGTTTATCTTGAATTCCTCCGGTGTAATTCTAAGAAGCGAAAGGCTTGCTTCTGATTATTTGGGTTCAGTGTAATTAATTGAGCGAACAGCAGGACTGGGAAAAAGTAATTTCCCCTGTCCCCAGTTCTATCCACTTACAGGTATAATTAGAGCATTACTGCTGGGTTACTGCAGTTACTTCTAGGTGTATTTAGGAGGAGTAATATACATTTACCACAAGTGTTTTTCATAGAAAGCACAAATCCAAAGAAATGGTGCAAACCCTTCCAAGTTTTTAGACTTGGAACTTAATTTCCTGGAAGCTTTAGGTCAGTTCTGATGACGCTGGACCTAAAGGAACTGGGCTGAAATGGAACATCACATTTAATCAAAGTTAGAACATCATTGCAGGGAGTAAACAtggttgcaggtgtgtgatTATGTTTTTGAGCTAAACGTGCCTTTTCTAAAGTCTTCTTCAGAGTGTTATCTCTTATTTCTTAGCGATGAGGACAAGTAGGTAGTTAGGATCATTAGAAATATCAATATTATAGTTAATttaacccattcattcattcattatctgtaacccttatccaattcagggtcgcggtgcgtccagagcctacctggaatcattgggcgcaaggcgggaacacaccctggagggggcgccagtccttcacagggcaacacacacacacacacattcactcacacacctacggacacttttgagtcgccaatccacctaccaacgtgtg
This window of the Hoplias malabaricus isolate fHopMal1 chromosome Y, fHopMal1.hap1, whole genome shotgun sequence genome carries:
- the LOC136678648 gene encoding methylthioribulose-1-phosphate dehydratase-like, with amino-acid sequence MFNGVCNDKTAPDKEHPEVLIPELCRLFYQLGWVTGTGGGISLRRGDHIYIAPSGVQKERLQPEDMFVCDLEERDISCPPAWKKLKKSQCTPLFMNAYTMREAQAVIHTHSKAAVMATLLFPGKEFRITHQEMIKGIRRGNSSSNYRYDDTLVVPIIENTPEEKDLKDRMARAMEEYPDSCAVLVRRHGVYVWGESWEKAKTMCECYDYLFDVAVQMKQCGLDPSARPTEAKGIV